ATATAGGATGCTCTCTGTCTTCTGACAGACCAGTGCCTTATACAGAGATTTGACATAGTTGtttgcacactgcacaccacagaAGCTAAACCAATGAGCGATGAAATCTTTCCAGTATAGATCAATACGCCTACATGGACAAGGAtgggaaagaaataaaacaaacataataacAGAAATTACATTAATTCTTTGCAAACAATTGTGTTacagaagagaaaataaatgatataattatactgaacagacagacagattaaTTACACATGGAGCCATGACATAAGTGGAAAAGAGGATAATGAAAaagaatacaataataataacataaaataataacataaaaatgaaataattgcattaaattgcatttcaattgtaaaaataggaaaaatattttaaattaatgatatGGTAGACTAAAAGAACAACCAAGATGCcacgacaataataataatcctaataataataataataataacaacaataataataataataatcacgtTGTTTCATTTGGCAGCTTGATGAACCAGTCTTCTGAAGGAACATTCAGTGTACAGAGTGGGTGAACCAGAAGCCACTAAGGTAAACCATAGGCTACTGAAACTATGAAAAGAGTAGTGTCAGAATGCACTGTACCTCACGGGACAGAGTAATTAGGGAAATACCCACTCCTCTAGAATCAGTACTTCATACTGTAGGCTACCTCCCTTTCAATCCAGAGATAGTATATTATtatcaccaaaattaaatgtaCCGCACCATCAAATATACATCCAACTAAAGGTTATTTGAATAGCCGCGTATATTATTCTCGAAAACTTGGGGCATTTCAAGCCGCATTGCCATCACGAGGGAAGCTGTGCACACAACATGAGTCCCTGCCCTTCCTTGCTGTACTGTGCACAGTAAATCAAAGGAAAGGGGCgatgtgtagcagtgtgtgatGTAGTCAACAGAATGTCCAACTCCTGTTGGACTGTAAAGTAGTGTCATTTAGGCGCGCGCCACCGAGGATACATCCAAGTCCTTAGCGATGACTCCTCCCTCGCTTCTCGTCTAACAGCTGGAGGATGTTCAGATCGGTTGCTGTAAAAATCAGTTGCTGGGAGAATATCACCTCAACACGGTTGACTCTTAACAAATTCGTTTACGATGATAACATTTGTTAAAGAACGTTCAGAGACTGGTTTTATTGCTGGTAAGTGGACGTGTCGCCTGTTGCTCACTTATTGGTTTTAATCTGTTGTTTTGATAAAAGTGATAAAAGTGTTATCTAAAATTACGTTcagtaaaaacagttttaaaattgTTACTGTTGATGTTAAGACTGCATTTCACCTAGGATAACATACGAATGGCTATGAAAGACATGTTATCACATTCAAATTTTCTATTGTAACATGCATAGACTGTTCGAAATACTCAGAATTTAATgaacgtattattattattattattagtagtagtagtagtagtagcctaTAGTAGTTGtcgtagtagcagtagtagtagtgggTAGTGGTAGTAATAGGCTGGTAGGTATGGAATATTTCGCATGCAGTCAACATTACGTGGGTGAAATGGGAAAACTATGCCAAAGATGAATTGTGACAGTACACGGTTTCCTGAGTGTCACACAAGCTGCCATGCAATAATTCGGTGATGataatgtgttattttaatgaataacaaCAGCTGCTGTGTTTAGGAAACACTGTCAGGGCGCAGAGAAGATCGGATAGGAAGAGAAAGCTTTGGGTGGTTCATATTTGTTACAAACTGCTACGTGtttgaaattatacattttctgaaatataaaaaggaaATCTGGTAACgtctgcctttaaaaaaattctttacAAATCGGAATTATAATTGAGAATAGGACGTTTTCTCTGTGTGGTCGTCGGTTTTGCCTTTCCATCCTCTTTAAATACGTTGCCTGTAATTTATTACCTATAACGGAGCCTAAAAGATTCAGGGGATGCATTATACAGTATGATACTGATCGGGAAAGGTACATCCTTGTAATGAACAACTCATGATAGCTTGATAATGACTGcatgaaaaataacttttagGTTAGTGAAATAATAAAAGTGTGGTGCAGTTGTAGCCTGAAATCAGCAAGCAGCCTTTCACATGCTCACAAGTCTGCTGTCATAAATGATATCAAAACTCATCTCTCAGTGAGAAACCtaattttaatcattattagtttcaacattttgccattttttacaTGCTATATTTTCATCATTGTCCAATATTCTGACCtcttaatataatttaatgtaagGCATACTGTATACCATGAGATAACAGCTTGCAAAGTAAGCACTGAAATGGATTATGTTCAAAAGAGCAATGCAGATGCCTTGAAATTATTCACAATTCCCCagttatataaatgtaaaatgaaaatatttattacacatGACTTGAATTTTATatcttgtgtttgtgtagtaTTGTTTCTTTGGCAGATCATTTATGAGCAGATCTCCACAAAAAGGAGGAAAGGTTAACAGATCATGAACAGGGGCAGAGACAGCAAAGTGCATTTCAAAGTACACAGGTGAAGTCCAGAGAGATATTCCTTTTCCTATGTTATTTGACAAGAtaagatcagttttttttttgtttttttttgtttggtaagTTCAGACAACTTTGACTCACCACAGTCCAGGCCAGACTTTCAGCATGTTCTAAAGCAGACAGTGCAGAAGTGGGTGGACTATATTCCAACAGTGTCAAATCAGAAATTGTGATGTTTGCCTTATCCTGTTAGGAGGTTGTGCGTTGATAGGCCCCGCTGTCTGGTATCAGATCCAGACTGTGAAAGTGCtggctgtggccagcagccctgctGGCAGAAGTAAGGCAGAGTATAGCTGAGAGTCAGTGGGATACCCAGGTCTCCTTACGCACCAGCTCTGGTCAATCAGCTACCCACAGTGTGCCAGCACAAGCTACACATGAACTGTGCTCTTTTGACTGTCTAGACAAACATCGGCAGTGGACTGCCAAGTCAAAAGAAGCAGGAGCTTTGATCTCACATGTTTCAAAGGACAGCCTGTACTTGTCTTTGCACAAATTGGCCTTTCCAGTTTCCGAGAAAAgagtaatttttcattttattctttttatccttttcccccttttctcacAATTTCGGACTGCTCGGTCATGTTCATGCTGCAATCGCGACCTCCGTCATTGATTTTGGAGAGTGTACAGCATGTGCCCTCTTTTGAAGCAGAGGATGTCAGGTGCTGCTTCCTTTCGCTGCGGTCGGACTCGCACAGACACGATTCAGAGGACGACacgtgcagctcaacaggaaaACCTGCAGGCCCCTAATTGACCAGCTGTGAGTCATACgcactttcatttttgtcaggCCAATAAGTGCTTCGACTGCAAATGGCCACTGCAAAATGGGTTTTAGACCATAAAACTGCAGTTAAAGCACATTATCCTTTAGAGAAATCTAAAGCAAGAGCATCTGAAAAATAACCGCCCTCCAATATTGTCGAAGCAGAATCTGGaacaatatatattatatatcagTGCACATAAACTGCCTTTGTGTTTCAAAGCCTAATTTTCTTCAGCCAAGACAGAGAAACTAGTTATGTCATGATTTGCTCTAGCACATATTCCTACCGTAATGCAGCTTTGGTTGGGATTACATATCAACTGACAACTGCATGTTGAAATGTGTCTCCGTAAAGCACGCTCCATTGGTATGCATCAGTTTGAGCAAAGCCAGAGGCTATGGGCACATaatttctttctgaaatgaaaagaacaacAAACGGCTTCTCCTCAGTCCCTTGGCGTCAGTGCACAGCCAGCAGACCGCACGCAGCCACGTGGCTGGTCATTCCACGCTGACCAACGGCTGGCTCTTCAGCAGCAGACCAGCTGGCCCCACAGTCATCAGCAACCAAACAGACAAACTGGGCATCACAACCTCAAGTCCTAAAAGACTGAGAATATAAGGTCATCTTTGTGTTTCAGCAAAACACATATTATTTCTTCTAATGTTTATTCTAATATGTcttctaaaataatttataaataaatgttttattttagaaatagtGATGTGTTATTAAGGGTGTCGGTAGTGTCTAAAATTGTTAttcaatgttaatgttaatttagTATTTGGTGCCCCGTGATTGGATCCCTCTCTGAGGTAGATATCTCTGGTGGGTTCATATTTAATAGCCACTACTACTCTAGTTTGTATAATCGTTCTTCTAAATGCATAGTGTGCCCTATTGGCTCcttttaacttttctttttttaaataacagcacAAAGCTGCCAAAATGTATTCACACCTAACTAATCGTGTGAAAAGGGAATGTCTCAGCACCAGAAACTGACGGTTTCCCTTTCCTGGCAACTTCATTGATCGAGTTAATGATTTGTGATTTATGCAGAGGCCGTGTCAAATTTGTGCCATGCAGCATAAAACCGATCAAACTAATTAGTATGCATTATGCAAAACCaagctcatttgcatatgatATATCTTGTACATAACATGCAGTGATGAATGTAGATCAAGCTCATTTTCAATGAGGTAGTTGACAGGCTGCCAACTAAAATTTAGTGATATCTTTAAAATTCTGGTGGTACCATCAATATTTACTTCATAGGCATTTCAGATGGCCCCACTCACCTAGGCTCAGCGGTGAAAGACAGCTTGCTAATGGCAATGGTATCTGTTAGATTAGAGACTGAAGGATAAGTTTGAAAAGTGGAACAGGTGAATAATAATCTCAATGGAATGAGGTGGAAGTACTGAACATCTGCATTCTATCCATCATTCACTCTTTGTTCtgtttaagtaccttgcttgaAGGTATAATGGTAGTGCCTTGCCACAACGTCATAGTTGTGACACTGGTTCTCTATGCATTAGACTACAAAGCCACAGCCTGCAGCATTCCAAGATTGTATAATTGGATCTGTACTATTGAAAATAATTGGACTAACGGCATGTATGTAACAACTAGCATGGGTACACACCTGTAGCAGGAGTGTTTGGGGTAGTAGGATTAGCTAGATAATGTTTTACATGCATTACCTCATCAGCTATGATGTGCCctgaaacaatgaaaaccagttGTATCTTCAGAGCAGTGTggagaaatgaattaaaagtcACATATTGCACCACAGGAAGTTATCTGACTTGTTTTCTGCCAAGGGAAGTTGTTATTGtgggacattttaaaattgcagtTCTTGTTAAAGTCCATTGTGAATTTGTTGAAATTGAATTTGTCTTCCTAATGACACAATCCTCAGGTGGAAGAGGCATATTAGGGAAACTGATTGTGTTTCATCTTTGTTAAGTCATGATTTTACAGTAACGGGAGGGTGGAAGCATATGCTTCTGTACGTATGCAGGTCTATCAGTTTCTTCCACATGAAAACCCAACTGCTTCCTATGACCACACTAAAGGCAGCCTGTATAGACAATTGATTTATTCACCAGAATGTGTCAGGCCTGGATGGCTAGACATCTTACGTTGGACCTACTCTGATAACTTCATAATATATATGCCCCTCAGAGATGGTTCAGTGTGCTCTAGGTCTTAAATGCATTAGGCAGATCTCAGCACTGATTTCTGAGCAGTGATTGTCTGCCATGGCAGCCGGTTATTGGCTGGTGGTGTGTGAACGTCTTACACCAGGGTACTCATTGTTCTTGAAAATCTTTGAATATGTGGGAAAATTGCccaaattgaaaaaataaaaataaaatgaaaattgttttccatTGCGTCAATGGCTATCTTCATGTCAACATCTTTGCTTCAAGTATCTGCTCCCTGGCTAGCAAACTCCTGTAATGCAGGTTTGCAAACTATTACTGGGACAACAGCCACTATATCCGATGGTGGCTGGGTAGTGTTCCCAAAACGTTGCATATAACTAAAGACCCATCCATTCATGTAtgagtgtgatggtgtgcaTTCTGTTCTTGGATTCACAAAAGAATGAAGTAGCACTTGTTGGTGTCTTCCAAGTTTTTAAAGACTGTGCCACAACTCCATCCTTTCTAGATCCTGCTGTAAGGTTGTGTATGAGCCATTAGAGGAGAATCTTACcaatattattatgtttaatatGTTTTGCATTCTATATTGCAGTATGAATGCAATTATAGTACCAtttatattatcattatcatttataGTATTATATCATTGTaaagttaaaatgaataataagcCATTTTACTCTGAAACTTCCTGTTCAGTTTTCTGCagctaatttaatttctttctcctgttcaaacacacaaaactatGCCCTCCAGTCTGGGAAAATAAGGCATAGGCAGTGAAGAAAGGAAATAATGGATGCAGTTCATCTTATGTGAAATGTtacaaaacatttatgtttaCCTGGTTTTGTATGTgaggcagagacacacagggtATTCAAGTTCAGGCTTTGTGCTAGAAACTCTGTAGTTTGTAATTATATGATGTGCCTAAATAGGCTCAATGTCCTGTTCTTTTCATTATCTACtgttatgtctttttttttattgaacctgGTAATAACACACTGAAATACTGCCATTCCCATAATGGATTGAGTAGCCCTTCCTGCTGAAGAGGATATGCGGCTGGCTGggggagtgtatgtgtgtgctgcacatGTTGAAATGTGAGCGTATCAAGCTCGTGGGGGCCTTCCTGAGTTAAGGCAATAAAGTCAATAAAACCACAATCCAGGGTCATCTTGAACACATTATTTCAAGACCCCTACTCTTTTGAGGAGTGCAATGGGAGGCTTCagtgaccacagtgagtcaggacacCAGCTTAACGTCTCATTCAAAGGACGTCCTGGTGGAGATTTCAGCTACCGGCCTAAGATGGAATTTAGAAGGAACCAGCTTTGCTCAAGCTGGATACTATCAGGATATTTGGTGAAGGTCTGTTGTCAGTACCAGatccccaaaggaaaacaggctgtttactgtgctgacagggagtcagcaggtgaaccttaggttctccataatacaattgaatcatgttttgtattgttggaaagctgatgtcatggggaacaaggtggtgtctttggtggtggggtgctgactaaagatcttgatacctatgggtaagcgcccagccagatacaaaggtttaaggcttttggttttttgtttgcccctactggcccactcacacctcattcaacagaaaCATTTCCAGGAGGTCTCTCATCTAAGAATTAACCAAGCCCACatctgcttagcttcagcagtttgccATGAGATGGGTACAAGGTGGCATGGCTGCTATTCATACATGACAATACAAATTGTTTAATGCATCAGACTGCATTGCACCCTGTTTCTGTGGACTAGAGAGTTGGGCAAACACAgagtaaatggtaatggtaaatggactgcatttatatagcgcttttatccaaagcgctttacaattgatgcctctcattcaccagagcagttaggggttaggtgtcttgctcagggacacttcgacacgcccagagcggggttcgaaccggcaaccctccgactgccagacaaccgctcttacctcctgagctatgtcgccccagagCAAACTAGCATTAAGAGGACAAGCAATGGTAATGACATTAGTGACAGCCTACTAACAGGCATACTAAGACTTCCTGGTATGTCCAGTACTCCAGTGATTCCACAGTAACCAAGTCAGTGTATAATGGCCATGCCTAGAATGAGGGGCAGCCATTGTATACTTACTTAACATTCCTAAAACACAGATTCTTGGATCTATCTTATAATTCTCCACTGCCATTCACATTAACATCAAATCATTCTTGTAATCATTGTTGTAATGTCCGTGTTTAATAGAAACgtgtgttttgttagttttACTGTGTATTGCACGATTAATTTCATTGGCTGTGAAAGCCTGTGAAGAAGCTGGAAACCTTTCAATTCATTTAACTTCTGTTGGAAATTTCTATCGCTGCAAGATATGAAAGAAGAGGCAGCAATGCCTCAAATTCCTTCATTTTCAGCTGCTTTCACTTTATACTGAGGCAGAATGGGTCCCATTATTTTCTACCAGTTTATATGTTGTGTAAAAATTGTGTCACCGTCTAAATTCTTACAgcctgcactgtatatatactcACAATAAAGCCTTTGGTATTAAGTGTCTAAGAAAACCATGACATGTCACAAGCATAGGTCAACAGACaaagctgtgtaaaatgttcagaaaaacattctctttctccttttcatcTCTACTGtcccttttatttctttcacgCGTTGGTCAGCAGCTAAGAATGTGCTACTGTATAGTACAGCACAGCTGGAGTTTACATCAGTGCAATATGTGGAGCAGAGGCACATTTTGTTAGaagttttatatttcatattaatttattcaactGACGTGTTATGGATTTATAAGGCtatatatttaatgtaatgttacattttccaGTCTCGTCCAAACTTCCATATGGAATTAATGTGCACTGAGTAAGTGTATCTTTTGATGTATTCCAGGCAGTGTGGAGGCATACTACATGAGTCTATCTGAGCTGAAGCCCGGGTCACCTGGTCTGCAGCATggggtgtgagtgaatgccAGTGCGTCTCGGGGGGAACTGGAGACGGGCACTGGCGGGATTATGCTGACCTGTGCTGGACCTGTGGCTGACCCGCTCCCTCCCCATGTGTCTGCTGCTCCAAAGCCTGGTCCTCATGGCCCTGTGCTTTCACCCCGCCAGCATGTGCCCGAAGGGCTGCGCCTGTGTCCACGGCAACGGCCTCAACGTCACCTGCAGTCACGCCCAGCTGAAAGAGATACCCCTAGACCTGCCGCCGGACACCGCCCTGCTCTGGCTCGACCACAACCAGGTCACCACCATCCCGGACCAGGTCTTCAAGGAGCTGCACCTCCTGCGGGAGCTCAACCTGTCCCACAACGCCATCAGGACGCTGGGCGAGAACGCCTTCAAGGGCGTGGAGAGCACCCTGCTGGTGCTGGACCTGTCCCACAACAGGATCACCACCGTGCAGAAGAGCGTCTTTGCGCTGCTGAAAGCCCGGATCAACATGGACAACAACCCGTGGCACTGTGACTGCACGCTCCAGCAGGTGCTCAAGGGCATGGCGTACAACCACGAGTCTGCCAGCCGGCTGCTGTGCAAGAGCTCCGAGCTGCACGACCACGGGCCCCCGCGGCCCTTCCTAGCCATTGACGCCGACCTCTGCAACCTGGCCAAGCGCACAACTGACTACGCCATGCTGGTCACCATGTTCGGCTGGTTCACCATGGTCATCTCCTATGTGGTTTACTACGTGCGGCAGAACCAGGAGGATGCTCGCCGGCACCTGGAGTACCTGAAATCCCTCCCCAGTAAACAGAAGAAATCAGATGAGGGAGATGACATCAGTACTGTGGTATGACATGGCCTGGGAGTTAGAGTCATGTCACTTGACTAATGGTATGATGTCACGTAACCGCAAAGTCTTTCCTCATATTTAGGATCGTGTCGCATTAAAGGTAGAGTGATTGCTTGTGATTTGTTGCTATGACACCACATTCTCATGCAGAATGACTATAGGCTCAGGCTAGATTCATCAAAATTAGTCTTTAAGTAGACTCAATTAAATGCAAGagtgagtttttattttgactAACAGTTCAGTAAGCTCAGTGATTACCCTCATTTACTTGATTAAACTGACCAAACTGATTGCAGAGAAATAAGTATTGTTTGAATATGttttaagtcaaagttaaagtCAAATATTGATTTATTCCAGGCTTAAGGCTCAGGACACAACTGTTTGCACAATCTGTAAAATACCATGCAAAATATTAGGGGAGAGGAACTCCAAATAACTCATATTTTCAAGCTTGTTCTCCCATCTGACAAGTGTTTGCAGAATTTTGGTAGAGCTGAAAAAATTGGATATTTCCACTGTAAAAGAATCATATTGATTTCAAAATTTGAATTGACTTGATTCAAAATCCATTACTGTCAGTCAAAAGCAGAGGTATAACTGATATGAAAGATATGAAAATGGACATTAAATGTGAACAAAGGGATTCTGTATGTCATGATAAACTTTTGAAAAACAGATAtttggcatttttacattaaaaataacatgaagAACATTAGGCAAATATTAATGGAAATTACTTATTTTAGAAAGCTGTAGTGTTTTGGCTATTGAGCAGACTGCTGTCCATTCATGAACCCATGTCTCTAGATCAAGGGTAGGGAAATGAAACGTAACCAGGCCAGCATGTATGCCCGCTAAAATCAGTGTCATCCACACAGTGGCAGAGCTGTTGTATGTATGttacaacagtaaaaaaatctGATTGTATATTGATGTTAATATTCATCACAAAATGATCAAATCCCCTTGCTTGTATTACCTATATTTAACTCTGCATTTACAAGAGCAATTCACTTTTACACTTGAGCAAGCATTCGACCTAACAATGCCATCTTTTATAAACCTATACAtatcaattattttaaatagaattCTCCACAGTTTAGAATTGCCAACTGTGCCTCTCACGTTACCGCTGTGCTACTTTTCACCCTGCACTAGGAAGTCTGCGCTAATGCATGAGCACTCGCCCACGGGCCAGTGTCCACACTGCAGGCTATGTAGCGCTACAGGAGATCTAGAGGCAAACCAAGGTCAGTACATATAGACTCCTTCTcatgcaaatgcacatacacacgtaccccTGCCACAGGCTCAGCACACAGGCCAGTGCTGGGGGGAACTACTGCAGCGGTAAACGGAGGAGCCTTGGCTGACATAAACCCACCCTACCCCTGTGTTCCCACTGCTGACTCATAGTCAGTCATAGTTTGGCCAGTATAAACTGCCCCAGCTGTTTACAGCTTGTGGCAAGTGCCTTCACAGACAGAGCCACTCAGGACCCCTACATACACCACTGTTAAATCGTTGACCAAGGTTTTTATGAAGGACTTTGCTTCTCTGCTACTGCAGCAGCTTGGTAAGGAGAAGCCTATGTCTAAGCCTGAGTAATAGTTTCTCATTGTGTTTTGTGATCATTCAAATAGCTAACATATCCTTAACAAAAGAACATAACGGACCTTTTGTCactatattttttgtaatcatgTATTACAAAATGAATAGTCAGTGGTACCTTATACCAGAATATTACTACAATTATATCATGTAgcatgtttacattacattacattctcaTCCTGCCCTGACTAGCAAATGTCCAGTGCCCACTAGCTGCCCTTCAGTCGGCAATACAGTGACAGTTGATTTAAGACAGGAGAGATGATCAGCTGTTAAAAGAATGCAAAATAGGTAAACGTTCCTGCCGCTAGTTTCAGAATGCTGGTCAGGAGACAGCACTGATGCTTGTCTGGTAGGCTGCATGCTGAGGTACCAGGGCCAGCTGAAGATGGCTGACTTTCTGATATGAAAGCTGAAATGGGCAAAGCTAACATAATTCTGTGGAACTGGAATAGATATGGTTTCCTACACAAATGGCTCCCATAAATAAACACTGCGGAGAAGCGAAGAAGGATCTTTGCAAAGAAGTCGTTGCATTAACTTTTCCTGCGCTCCCTCAGGAACCATTACTATATAGCATACAGAACTCAGATAGACACATGCTGCATTTTAATGTCACTAGTTCAATTACTTAATGTTCAACATCTTCCTCGAAGGAGCGAATATTAGCATATAAAAACATTACTGGAACTAATAAAATGTCAATTCTATGTGATTGCTGCCAGCTATGAGTAACTAAAATCTAAGTAAGGCAGAAAAAAACCATGAGAAGTGCATTAAATATGTACAGTGATAATTATTTTACCATTAGTTCCCATTTTTCTGTAGCTGTCATCTACAAGATGGAAGTATGGGCTGGGCAAATGAAGCTGCTATATGAAATCTGGCCTCAGCTATTCCTGCATAATGTCTGGTTACTATTTTAAATGGCTGAGAGCAATGGCATGTGTGTTGTTCACAGGAGTAGAGCCAGAAAAAACTTCATAATAGCTAAGTACTCTACATGCTCAGTACATGCTCTAATATATACTCAACCCCAACTCAAGACTAAACAGAGAAACTCAGGTTTAAGCATTATGTGACATTTCCTCCTCCTTGTTGATCTATCTGGTAATGGCTTTGTGTCACCCATCATACTTTGTTAGCTCTG
This window of the Anguilla anguilla isolate fAngAng1 chromosome 1, fAngAng1.pri, whole genome shotgun sequence genome carries:
- the LOC118223156 gene encoding leucine-rich repeat-containing protein 3B-like, which produces MCLLLQSLVLMALCFHPASMCPKGCACVHGNGLNVTCSHAQLKEIPLDLPPDTALLWLDHNQVTTIPDQVFKELHLLRELNLSHNAIRTLGENAFKGVESTLLVLDLSHNRITTVQKSVFALLKARINMDNNPWHCDCTLQQVLKGMAYNHESASRLLCKSSELHDHGPPRPFLAIDADLCNLAKRTTDYAMLVTMFGWFTMVISYVVYYVRQNQEDARRHLEYLKSLPSKQKKSDEGDDISTVV